Proteins found in one Poecilia reticulata strain Guanapo linkage group LG15, Guppy_female_1.0+MT, whole genome shotgun sequence genomic segment:
- the LOC108166959 gene encoding spore coat assembly protein ExsA-like isoform X1, which yields MLELLQKPMVEKQKPIVVKQKLMMEKQKPMVEKQKRMVEKQKPIVVKQKPMVEKQKPIVVKQKPMLEKQKPIVVKQKPMVEKQKPMVEKQKPIVVKKKHSIFIEILAD from the exons ATGTTGGAGCTACTGCAGAAACCGATGGTGGAGAAGCAGAAACCGATCGTGgtgaaacagaaactgatgaTGGAGAAGCAGAAACCG ATGGTGGAGAAGCAGAAACGGATGGTGGAGAAGCAGAAACCGATCGTGGTGAAGCAGAAACCCATGGTGGAGAAGCAGAAACCGATCGTGGTGAAGCAGAAACCTATGCTGGAGAAGCAGAAACCGATCGTGGTGAAACAAAAACCGATGGTTGAGAAGCAGAAACCGATGGTGGAGAAGCAGAAACCGATCGTGGTGAAGAAGAAACattcaatatttattgaaattttgGCTGATTga
- the LOC108166959 gene encoding spore coat assembly protein ExsA-like isoform X3: MLELLQKPMVEKQKPIVVKQKLMMEKQKPMMEKQKRMVEKQKPIVVKQKPMVEKQKPIVVKQKPMLEKQKPIVVKQKPMVEKQKPMVEKQKPIVVKKKHSIFIEILAD, translated from the exons ATGTTGGAGCTACTGCAGAAACCGATGGTGGAGAAGCAGAAACCGATCGTGgtgaaacagaaactgatgaTGGAGAAGCAGAAACCGATGATGGAGAAGCAGAAACGGATGGTGGAGA AGCAGAAACCGATCGTGGTGAAGCAGAAACCCATGGTGGAGAAGCAGAAACCGATCGTGGTGAAGCAGAAACCTATGCTGGAGAAGCAGAAACCGATCGTGGTGAAACAAAAACCGATGGTTGAGAAGCAGAAACCGATGGTGGAGAAGCAGAAACCGATCGTGGTGAAGAAGAAACattcaatatttattgaaattttgGCTGATTga
- the LOC108166959 gene encoding uncharacterized abhydrolase domain-containing protein DDB_G0269086-like isoform X4, with translation MLELLQKPMVEKQKPMVEKQKRMVEKQKPIVVKQKPMVEKQKPIVVKQKPMLEKQKPIVVKQKPMVEKQKPMVEKQKPIVVKKKHSIFIEILAD, from the exons ATGTTGGAGCTACTGCAGAAACCGATGGTGGAGAAGCAGAAACCG ATGGTGGAGAAGCAGAAACGGATGGTGGAGAAGCAGAAACCGATCGTGGTGAAGCAGAAACCCATGGTGGAGAAGCAGAAACCGATCGTGGTGAAGCAGAAACCTATGCTGGAGAAGCAGAAACCGATCGTGGTGAAACAAAAACCGATGGTTGAGAAGCAGAAACCGATGGTGGAGAAGCAGAAACCGATCGTGGTGAAGAAGAAACattcaatatttattgaaattttgGCTGATTga
- the LOC108166959 gene encoding spore coat assembly protein ExsA-like isoform X2, which translates to MLELLQKPMVEKQKPIVVKQKLMMEKQKPMMEKQKRMVEKQKPIVVKQKPMVEKQKPIVVKQKPMLEKQKPIVVKQKPMVEKQKPMVEKQKPIVVKKKHSIFIEILAD; encoded by the exons ATGTTGGAGCTACTGCAGAAACCGATGGTGGAGAAGCAGAAACCGATCGTGgtgaaacagaaactgatgaTGGAGAAGCAGAAACCGATGATGGAGAAGCAGAAACGGATG GTGGAGAAGCAGAAACCGATCGTGGTGAAGCAGAAACCCATGGTGGAGAAGCAGAAACCGATCGTGGTGAAGCAGAAACCTATGCTGGAGAAGCAGAAACCGATCGTGGTGAAACAAAAACCGATGGTTGAGAAGCAGAAACCGATGGTGGAGAAGCAGAAACCGATCGTGGTGAAGAAGAAACattcaatatttattgaaattttgGCTGATTga